In Rhodamnia argentea isolate NSW1041297 chromosome 4, ASM2092103v1, whole genome shotgun sequence, the following proteins share a genomic window:
- the LOC115754933 gene encoding U1 small nuclear ribonucleoprotein 70 kDa yields MTIDDESSVYVGGLPYNVSEDSLRDLFAIYGSIVAVKIINDRATRGKCYGFVTFTNPRSAVDAINDMDGRSINGRVVRVNGVKTRGGRWGFGRDDLPRRNERSMDRERGRHRERDYDHDRDRHLDRYSDRSRERDRSQDHDLDQEREYEHAHNHDYERDHLVDRDRDAGRDVGDDEQEHSRDHVRVHDMDTGGDMQIDRRDLNDANQFSRKRRGSSPSSLHSRELSSDLLYDSYDQAKEQLEISIQKHEELKDEISQMEDRLDEKQQFILELQKKSKKLEDSLTSAKKITSRRKMQLTKLHKCYLQIRDYNDKLKSCEQELQSQVDSALAESDFGNDTSLRRGVLVNGNV; encoded by the exons ATGACGATAGACGATGAAAGCTCGGTGTACGTGGGAGGGCTTCCGTACAACGTCAGTGAAGACTCGCTTCGCGACCTTTTCGCCATCTACGGCTCCATCGTCGCGGTCAAG ATTATTAACGATCGTGCCACAAGGGGGAAATGCTACGGCTTTGTTACCTTCACTAATCCGAGGTCAGCGGTTGATGCCATCAACGACATGGACGGGAGG AGTATCAATGGACGGGTGGTTAGAGTTAATGGGGTGAAGACTAGAGGCGGTAGATGGGGTTTTGGTCGCGATGACTTACCACGAAGAAACGAGAGGAGCATGGATCGAGAACGAGGTAGACATAGAGAAAGGGACTATGATCATGATAGGGACAGGCATTTGGATCGATATAGCGACAGGTCTAGAGAGCGAGATCGGTCTCAAGACCATGACCTAGACCAGGAAAGAGAATACGAGCATGCTCACAATCATGATTATGAGAGGGATCATCTCGTGGATAGAGATCGAGACGCCGGCAGGGATGTGGGTGACGATGAGCAAGAGCACAGCAGGGACCACGTAAGGGTTCACGACATGGACACAGGTGGTGATATGCAGATTGACAGAAGGGACCTTAATGATGCAAATCAGTTTTCAAGGAAACGGAGAGG CTCCAGTCCTAGCAGCCTTCATAGTAGGGAACTTTCATCAGATTTGCTTTATGATAGTTATGATCAG GCTAAAGAGCAACTGGAGATTTCAATTCAGAAGCATGAAGAACTTAAAGACGAG ATCTCTCAGATGGAAGATAGGTTGGATGAAAAGCAACAATTTATCTTGGAACTGCAGAAGAAATCTAAG AAATTAGAAGACTCATTGACCTctgcaaaaaaaataacttctcggCGCAAGATGCAGTTGACCAAG CTTCACAAATGCTATCTTCAAATCAGAGACTACAACGACAAACTTAAAAGCTGTGAACAGGAACTGCAG TCCCAGGTTGATTCGGCATTGGCAGAAAGTGACTTTGGCAACGACACTAGCTTAAGGCGTGGGGTGCTGGTTAATGGCAATGTGTGA
- the LOC115754957 gene encoding uncharacterized protein LOC115754957 translates to MAVSQLYSRALGPLLSPLVALRRPGATARPAAVSFPKKDSNLNQSDAIHGQRSKWALRLSLAEQSPPKAAVDVERLVGFLYDDLPHLFDDQGIDRTAYDERVKFRDPITKHDAISGYLFNIAFLKAVFRLDFQLHWVKQTGPYEITTRWTMVMKVMPLPWKPELVFTGTSIMGINPETGKFCSHVDYWDSIKKNEYFSLEGLWDVFRQLRYYKTPELQSPKYQILKRMADYEVRKYLPFLVAETSGDKLSGSKGFNDIAGYIFGKNSKMEKMKMTTPVFTQAFDNELSKISIQFVLPLEKEISSLPDPSQETISLRQVEGGIAAVLKFRGKPTEDIVLEKERELRSSLIRDGLKPKTGCLLARYNDPGRTWSFALRNEVLIWLEEFELD, encoded by the exons ATGGCCGTGTCCCAACTCTACTCCCGCGCTCTCGGCCCGCTCCTTTCGCCGCTCGTCGCTCTCCGGCGGCCGGGTGCCACCGCTAGGCCCGCCGCGGTCTCTTTCCCGAAGAAAGATTCGAACTTGAATCAATCGGACGCAATTCATGGCCAAAGGTCGAAGTGGGCTCTCAGGCTCAGCTTAGCGGAGCAGAGCCCGCCGAAAGCGGCTGTGGACGTGGAGCGGCTGGTGGGTTTCCTGTACGACGATCTCCCCCACCTGTTCGACGACCAGGGGATCGATCGGACGGCGTACGATGAGCGCGTGAAGTTCAGGGACCCCATAACAAAGCACGACGCCATCAGTGGTTATCTGTTCAACATCGCCTTCTTGAAGGCTGTGTTCAGGCTTGACTTCCAGTTGCATTGGGTCAAACAG ACAGGACCTTATGAGATAACGACGAGATGGACTATGGTAATGAAGGTCATGCCACTCCCGTGGAAGCCGGAATTGGTCTTCACGGGAACCTCTATCATGGGAATCAACCCGGAGACGGGCAAGTTTTGCAGTCACGTG GACTACTGGGACTCGATCAAAAAGAATGAATACTTCTCTTTGGAAGGTCTATGGGATGTGTTCAGACAG CTCCGGTACTACAAGACTCCTGAGTTGCAATCTCCCAAGTATCAGATACTCAAAAGGATGGCAGATTACGAG GTAAGAAAGTATCTACCATTTTTAGTAGCAGAAACAAGTGGAGACAAGCTGTCTGGATCGAAAGGTTTTAACGACATAGCAGG GTATATCTTTGGGAAGAATTCGAAGatggagaaaatgaaaatgactaCTCCTGTCTTCACTCAAGCATTTGATAATGAGTTGTCTAAAATATCGATTCAGTTTGTTCTTCCGCTGGAGAAAGAAATAAGCAG TTTACCTGATCCCAGTCAAGAAACCATAAGCTTGAGACAAGTTGAGGGTGGCATTGCTGCTGTTCTGAAGTTCAGGGGAAAGCCTACTGAAGATATTGTtctcgagaaagagagagaacttcGCTCTAGTCTTATAAGAGATGGGCTTAAACCGAAGACGGGCTGTCTGCTTGCGAGATATAATGATCCAGGACGAACGTGGAGCTTTGCATTG AGAAATGAAGTGCTGATATGGCTTGAGGAATTCGAGCTGGACTAG
- the LOC115754929 gene encoding EG45-like domain containing protein isoform X1 translates to MLITRSLPAHLHPCLLRLLLLAVAALSEIVPVARGDVGTASHYSPPYQPTECYGGDPSQFPSSNFFAAAGDGVWDNGASCGRQYLVRCISASESGTCVPGRTIQIKIVDYALSTTSAVAASTQSAPGATLVMSQTAFGAIANSSVASINVEFQQV, encoded by the exons ATGTTAATCACGAGGAGTCTTCCTGCACACCTTCATCCAtgcctcctccgcctcctcctcctcgccgtcgccgccctCTCGGAGATCGTCCCCGTGGCCCGTGGCGATGTCGGCACGGCTTCTCACTACAGCCCTCCATACCAAC cGACGGAATGCTATGGTGGGGACCCGTCGCAGTTCCCGTCGAGCAACTTCTTCGCGGCGGCGGGGGACGGGGTGTGGGACAACGGGGCGTCGTGCGGGAGGCAGTACCTGGTGCGGTGCATCAGCGCGTCGGAGTCCGGCACCTGCGTCCCCGGACGCACCATCCAGATCAAGATCGTGGACTACGCCCTCTCGACCACGTCCGCGGTCGCCGCCTCCACGCAGTCCGCCCCCGGCGCCACCTTGGTCATGTCTCAGACAGCTTTCGGAGCCATTGCCAATTCGTCCGTGGCTTCCATCAACGTCGAGTTTCAGCA GGTCTGA
- the LOC115754929 gene encoding EG45-like domain containing protein isoform X2, which translates to MLITRSLPAHLHPCLLRLLLLAVAALSEIVPVARGDVGTASHYSPPYQPTECYGGDPSQFPSSNFFAAAGDGVWDNGASCGRQYLVRCISASESGTCVPGRTIQIKIVDYALSTTSAVAASTQSAPGATLVMSQTAFGAIANSSVASINVEFQQ; encoded by the exons ATGTTAATCACGAGGAGTCTTCCTGCACACCTTCATCCAtgcctcctccgcctcctcctcctcgccgtcgccgccctCTCGGAGATCGTCCCCGTGGCCCGTGGCGATGTCGGCACGGCTTCTCACTACAGCCCTCCATACCAAC cGACGGAATGCTATGGTGGGGACCCGTCGCAGTTCCCGTCGAGCAACTTCTTCGCGGCGGCGGGGGACGGGGTGTGGGACAACGGGGCGTCGTGCGGGAGGCAGTACCTGGTGCGGTGCATCAGCGCGTCGGAGTCCGGCACCTGCGTCCCCGGACGCACCATCCAGATCAAGATCGTGGACTACGCCCTCTCGACCACGTCCGCGGTCGCCGCCTCCACGCAGTCCGCCCCCGGCGCCACCTTGGTCATGTCTCAGACAGCTTTCGGAGCCATTGCCAATTCGTCCGTGGCTTCCATCAACGTCGAGTTTCAGCAGTGA